The following coding sequences lie in one Mesorhizobium sp. DCY119 genomic window:
- a CDS encoding sugar ABC transporter substrate-binding protein gives MTFAAPASAADVSACLITKTDTNPFFVKMKEGATAKAKELGVNLKSYAGKIDGDSESQVAAIESCIADGAKGILIAASDTAGIVPSVKKARDAGLLVIALDTPLDPLDAADATFATDNLEAGKLIGAWAAATLGDKAKDAKIGFLDLTPSQPSVDVLRDQGFMIGFGIDPKDPAKIGDEDDARIVGHDVTNGNEEGGRKAMENLLQKDPSINVIHTINEPAAVGAYQALKAVGMEGNVLIVSVDGGCPGVKSVAEGVIGATSQQYPLQMAALGIEAIANFAKDGTKPKPTEGKEFFDTGVNLVTDKPAEGVKSIDTKEGTAKCWG, from the coding sequence ATGACTTTCGCAGCACCTGCGTCGGCCGCCGACGTAAGCGCCTGCCTGATCACCAAGACCGACACCAACCCATTCTTCGTCAAGATGAAGGAAGGCGCCACGGCCAAGGCCAAGGAACTGGGTGTCAATCTCAAAAGCTACGCCGGCAAGATCGACGGCGACTCCGAAAGCCAGGTTGCGGCGATCGAAAGCTGCATCGCCGACGGCGCCAAGGGCATCCTGATCGCAGCGTCCGATACCGCGGGCATCGTGCCCTCGGTCAAGAAAGCCCGCGACGCCGGACTGCTGGTGATCGCGCTCGACACGCCGCTGGACCCGCTCGATGCCGCCGACGCCACATTCGCCACGGACAATCTCGAGGCTGGAAAGTTGATCGGCGCCTGGGCTGCCGCGACACTCGGCGATAAGGCCAAGGATGCCAAGATCGGCTTCCTCGATCTGACGCCGTCGCAGCCCTCCGTCGACGTGCTTCGCGACCAGGGCTTCATGATCGGCTTCGGTATCGACCCGAAAGACCCGGCCAAGATCGGCGATGAGGACGATGCGCGCATCGTCGGCCACGACGTGACCAACGGCAATGAAGAGGGTGGCCGCAAGGCGATGGAAAACCTTCTCCAGAAGGACCCGTCGATCAACGTCATCCACACGATCAACGAACCTGCCGCAGTCGGCGCCTATCAGGCGCTCAAGGCTGTCGGCATGGAAGGCAATGTCCTGATCGTCTCCGTCGATGGCGGCTGCCCGGGCGTGAAGTCCGTGGCCGAAGGCGTGATCGGAGCCACATCGCAGCAATATCCGTTGCAGATGGCTGCACTCGGCATCGAGGCGATCGCCAACTTCGCCAAGGACGGTACCAAGCCCAAGCCCACCGAGGGCAAGGAATTCTTCGACACAGGCGTCAATCTGGTGACCGACAAGCCCGCCGAGGGCGTCAAGTCGATCGATACGAAAGAAGGCACGGCCAAGTGCTGGGGCTGA
- a CDS encoding DegT/DnrJ/EryC1/StrS aminotransferase family protein, which yields MQFIDLGAQRDRIRDRLDAAIDRVVDEGKYILGPQVTEFEQKLAAYVGVKNVVACANGTDALLLPLLASGIGPGDAVFVPSFTFAATAEVVALAKAEPVFIDVDAETYNIDIASLEAAIAMIKAEGRLKPRAIIPVDLFGLGANYAAIAEIAERENLLVIEDAAQAIGGSIDGKMCASFGKVASTSFYPAKPLGCYGDGGAMFTNDDEFAARLRSFAFHGKGETQYDNVHVGLNSRLDTLQAAILIEKLAILEDEMVARQKVAQRYRDGLHNVVKVAHVPEGHRSAWAQYAIETPHRDALKAHLQEKGIPSVIYYVKPLHQQVAYRDYPVAPGGLPVSEALPTRILCLPMHAYLSAEDQDRIISTISDFIASKSAQHAAE from the coding sequence ATGCAATTCATCGATCTCGGCGCGCAGCGCGACAGAATCCGCGACCGTCTGGACGCCGCCATCGACCGTGTCGTCGATGAGGGCAAATATATCCTCGGACCGCAGGTCACCGAATTCGAGCAGAAGCTTGCCGCCTATGTCGGCGTGAAGAACGTCGTCGCCTGCGCCAATGGCACCGACGCGCTGCTGCTGCCGCTGCTGGCTTCCGGCATTGGCCCCGGCGACGCAGTGTTCGTGCCGAGCTTCACCTTCGCGGCGACCGCGGAAGTGGTGGCACTGGCCAAGGCCGAACCGGTGTTCATCGACGTTGACGCAGAGACCTACAATATCGACATTGCAAGCCTTGAAGCTGCAATCGCCATGATCAAGGCGGAAGGCCGTCTCAAGCCGCGCGCCATCATCCCGGTCGATCTGTTCGGCCTCGGCGCAAACTATGCCGCAATCGCCGAGATCGCCGAGCGCGAGAACCTTCTGGTGATCGAGGATGCGGCGCAGGCCATCGGCGGCTCGATCGACGGCAAGATGTGCGCTTCCTTCGGCAAGGTCGCCTCGACCAGCTTCTACCCCGCCAAGCCGCTCGGCTGCTATGGCGACGGCGGCGCGATGTTCACCAATGACGACGAATTCGCCGCGCGCCTGCGTTCCTTCGCCTTCCACGGCAAAGGCGAGACCCAGTATGACAACGTCCATGTCGGCTTGAATTCGCGCCTCGACACACTGCAGGCGGCGATCCTGATCGAGAAGCTGGCCATCCTCGAGGACGAGATGGTGGCGCGCCAGAAGGTCGCCCAGCGCTATCGCGACGGTCTCCACAATGTCGTTAAGGTCGCCCACGTCCCGGAAGGTCACCGTTCGGCCTGGGCGCAATATGCGATCGAGACCCCGCACCGCGACGCGCTGAAGGCGCATCTGCAGGAAAAGGGCATTCCGTCGGTGATCTATTACGTGAAGCCGCTGCATCAGCAGGTGGCTTACAGGGATTATCCGGTTGCGCCCGGCGGCTTGCCAGTCTCGGAAGCACTGCCCACGCGTATCCTGTGCCTGCCGATGCATGCCTATCTGTCGGCTGAAGATCAGGACCGCATCATCAGCACGATCAGCGATTTCATCGCCTCGAAATCGGCACAGCACGCGGCCGAGTAA
- the cysQ gene encoding 3'(2'),5'-bisphosphate nucleotidase CysQ, with amino-acid sequence MLAVFERLALDAGRVIMEVFHSKMSVEEKADCSPVTEADRAAEKLILEGLRAEFPDIPCVAEEEASEGIEAPALGRAFFLIDPLDGTKEFVKGNADFTVNIALIRGDVPEIGVVYAPCSGRFFSGRPGRAEAITVGEDLTIAGRRKIAVRDGRTPLTIVASRSHRTPETDAFIRKIEAAEIVSVGSSLKFCLLAVGEADVYPRFSRTMEWDTAAGDAILRAAGGTTKTTDGKPLIYGKRNQAHDADFANPSFIATGRVFGAPLF; translated from the coding sequence ATCCTAGCTGTCTTCGAGCGGCTGGCGCTGGATGCAGGCCGCGTCATCATGGAAGTCTTCCATTCGAAGATGTCCGTCGAAGAGAAGGCGGATTGCTCGCCCGTCACCGAGGCCGACCGCGCTGCCGAAAAGCTGATCCTTGAAGGATTGCGCGCCGAATTTCCCGATATTCCCTGTGTTGCCGAGGAAGAGGCCTCCGAGGGCATCGAGGCGCCTGCTCTGGGACGTGCCTTCTTCCTGATCGATCCGCTTGACGGGACGAAGGAATTCGTCAAAGGCAATGCCGATTTCACCGTCAACATCGCCCTGATCCGCGGCGACGTGCCGGAGATCGGCGTGGTCTATGCGCCCTGCAGCGGGCGGTTCTTTTCAGGCCGGCCGGGCAGGGCCGAAGCGATTACCGTTGGCGAGGATTTGACGATCGCCGGCCGCCGCAAGATCGCCGTGCGGGACGGGCGCACGCCGCTGACCATAGTCGCCAGCCGTTCGCACCGCACGCCGGAAACGGATGCGTTCATCCGCAAGATCGAGGCGGCGGAGATCGTTTCGGTCGGCTCGTCGTTGAAGTTTTGCCTGTTGGCCGTGGGCGAGGCGGATGTCTATCCGCGCTTCAGCCGCACCATGGAATGGGACACGGCGGCGGGCGACGCCATTCTGCGTGCCGCCGGCGGCACCACCAAGACCACCGACGGCAAGCCGCTGATCTATGGCAAGCGCAACCAGGCGCATGATGCCGATTTCGCCAACCCGTCCTTCATCGCGACGGGCCGGGTTTTCGGCGCGCCACTATTCTGA
- a CDS encoding ATP-binding cassette domain-containing protein, translating to MATQPLLTARGLVKRYGRVTALNQADFDLYPGEILAVIGDNGAGKSSLIKAISGAVNPDEGEIRLEGKPIAFKSPMEARDAGIETVYQNLALSPALSIADNMFLGREIRKPGFMGQWLRMLDRPAMEKRARDKLTELGLMTIQNIGQAVETLSGGQRQGVAVARAAAFGSKVIILDEPTAALGVKESRRVLELILDVKRRGIPIVLISHNMPHVFEVADRIHIHRLGRRLCVIDPKDYTMSDAVAFMTGAKAPPEEALAA from the coding sequence ATGGCCACTCAACCGCTTCTCACCGCCCGCGGACTGGTCAAGCGCTATGGCCGCGTGACCGCGCTCAACCAGGCCGATTTCGACCTCTATCCCGGCGAGATTCTTGCCGTGATCGGCGACAACGGCGCCGGCAAATCCTCGCTGATCAAGGCGATATCCGGTGCCGTGAATCCCGACGAAGGCGAGATTCGGCTCGAAGGCAAGCCAATCGCCTTCAAGTCGCCGATGGAGGCGCGTGATGCCGGCATCGAGACCGTCTATCAGAACCTTGCGCTTTCGCCGGCCCTGTCGATCGCCGACAACATGTTTCTGGGTCGCGAAATCCGCAAGCCGGGTTTCATGGGCCAGTGGCTGCGCATGCTCGATCGCCCGGCGATGGAAAAGCGCGCCCGCGACAAGCTGACGGAACTCGGCCTGATGACGATCCAGAATATCGGCCAGGCGGTGGAAACGCTCTCCGGCGGTCAGCGCCAGGGCGTGGCCGTGGCCCGTGCGGCGGCCTTCGGCTCCAAGGTCATCATCCTGGATGAACCGACGGCAGCGCTTGGCGTCAAGGAATCGCGGCGCGTGCTGGAACTCATTCTTGACGTGAAGCGGCGCGGTATTCCGATCGTCCTGATCTCGCACAACATGCCGCATGTCTTCGAGGTTGCCGACCGCATCCACATTCACCGGCTTGGCCGTCGTCTCTGCGTCATCGATCCCAAGGATTATACGATGTCGGATGCGGTTGCCTTCATGACGGGGGCAAAAGCCCCGCCGGAAGAAGCGCTGGCTGCGTAA
- a CDS encoding ROK family transcriptional regulator: MRDHNERLVLSLVRQHGSLAKTDIARMTRLSAQTVSVIMRELEEDGLLLRQEPIRGKIGQPSIPMALNPEGAYFLGLKIGRRSAELVLIDFLGNIRSMRQHSYRYPAPRETVQFAMTGIAEMRASLDPKQDRRVAGLGIAMPFELWNWADTAGAPREIMDEWRRCDIRAEIQAQCGFPVYLQNDATSACGAELVFGHTGGLRDFIYFYIGAFAGGGIVLNGALYGGRTGNAGALGSMPIPNPGGRATQLINVASIAILEKVLLARDVDASFLWTSPNDWGDIGAELDQWIASAADALAYTIVSSSAVIDFEAAVIDGWMPTAVRKRLVDAVRQALSEINVEGLQVPDIREGTVGINARALGGASLPLSERFLVGAATTSSKGA; the protein is encoded by the coding sequence ATGCGCGATCACAACGAGCGGCTGGTGCTTTCGCTCGTGCGCCAGCATGGCAGCCTCGCCAAGACCGACATTGCCCGCATGACGCGACTGTCGGCGCAGACCGTGTCGGTAATCATGCGCGAACTGGAAGAGGACGGGCTACTGCTGCGGCAGGAACCCATTCGCGGCAAGATCGGACAGCCCTCCATCCCGATGGCGCTGAACCCAGAGGGCGCATATTTCCTCGGCCTGAAAATCGGGCGGCGCAGCGCCGAACTGGTGCTGATCGACTTTCTCGGCAACATCCGGTCGATGCGCCAGCACTCCTACCGTTATCCGGCTCCGCGCGAGACGGTGCAGTTCGCCATGACGGGCATTGCCGAGATGCGCGCAAGCCTGGACCCCAAGCAGGACCGGCGAGTCGCCGGCCTCGGCATCGCCATGCCTTTCGAATTGTGGAACTGGGCCGACACCGCCGGCGCGCCGCGCGAGATCATGGACGAATGGCGCCGCTGCGACATCCGTGCTGAAATCCAGGCGCAATGCGGCTTTCCCGTCTATCTGCAGAACGATGCGACATCGGCCTGCGGCGCGGAACTGGTGTTCGGGCATACAGGTGGCCTTCGAGATTTCATCTATTTCTACATCGGAGCCTTCGCCGGCGGCGGTATCGTCCTCAACGGCGCGCTCTATGGCGGGCGCACGGGCAATGCGGGCGCGCTGGGCTCGATGCCCATCCCCAATCCCGGCGGCCGTGCCACCCAGCTCATCAATGTCGCGTCCATCGCCATTCTTGAGAAGGTGCTGCTTGCGCGTGATGTCGATGCTTCCTTCCTGTGGACATCGCCCAATGACTGGGGCGATATCGGCGCCGAGCTCGACCAATGGATCGCCAGCGCCGCCGATGCGCTGGCCTATACGATCGTCTCGTCTTCCGCCGTCATCGACTTCGAAGCCGCGGTGATCGACGGCTGGATGCCGACTGCGGTCAGAAAGCGGCTGGTCGACGCGGTCAGGCAGGCGCTTTCCGAGATCAATGTCGAGGGCTTGCAGGTTCCCGATATCCGCGAGGGAACGGTGGGCATCAACGCCCGCGCGCTTGGCGGCGCCAGCCTGCCGCTTTCTGAGCGCTTTCTCGTCGGTGCAGCCACCACTTCATCGAAGGGCGCGTGA
- a CDS encoding ABC transporter permease, with translation MAQAQEFEKVLSSSDTNVASFEDHGVSVLKRIQHFLHSTPAAVPLIVLILSVAIFGIAIGGRFFSSYTLTLILQQIAIVGILGAAQTLVILTAGIDLSIGVIMVFSAVVMGNCAVTYGLPTPLAVAIGLGVGTLCGLLNGALVAYMKLPPFIVTLGTWNIVMATNFIYSANQTIRDADVAAQAPLLHLFGVNFKVGTAVLTLGVIAMVVLVLVLWYVLNHTAWGRHVYAVGDDPEAAKLSGIQTKKVLMAVYALAGLIAAFAAWVSIGRNGSISPSAAVTDYNLQAITATVIGGISLFGGRGSILGTLFGAMIVGVVSMGLNMLGADPQWKVLLTGMLIIGAVGIDQWIRKVSG, from the coding sequence ATGGCTCAAGCCCAGGAATTCGAAAAGGTTCTCTCGAGCAGCGACACCAATGTCGCCTCTTTCGAGGATCATGGCGTTTCGGTGCTGAAGCGCATCCAGCACTTTCTGCATTCGACCCCGGCAGCTGTGCCGCTGATCGTCCTCATTCTCTCCGTAGCCATTTTCGGCATCGCGATAGGCGGACGCTTCTTTTCATCCTACACGCTCACGCTCATCCTCCAGCAGATCGCTATCGTCGGCATATTGGGCGCGGCGCAGACACTGGTGATCCTGACTGCCGGCATCGATCTCTCGATCGGCGTCATCATGGTTTTCTCCGCGGTGGTCATGGGCAATTGCGCCGTGACCTACGGCCTTCCGACGCCGCTTGCGGTTGCGATCGGCCTCGGCGTGGGTACGCTTTGCGGCCTGCTGAATGGCGCGCTCGTCGCGTATATGAAACTGCCGCCCTTCATCGTCACGCTCGGCACCTGGAACATCGTGATGGCCACGAATTTCATCTATTCGGCCAATCAGACGATCCGGGACGCGGACGTGGCAGCGCAGGCGCCGCTGCTTCACCTTTTTGGCGTCAACTTCAAAGTCGGGACCGCGGTTCTGACACTTGGCGTGATCGCGATGGTGGTTCTGGTGCTGGTGCTTTGGTACGTGCTGAACCACACGGCGTGGGGACGGCATGTCTATGCGGTCGGCGATGATCCGGAGGCGGCGAAGCTTTCGGGCATCCAGACCAAGAAGGTTCTGATGGCGGTCTATGCGCTGGCCGGCTTGATCGCTGCCTTTGCCGCCTGGGTCTCCATCGGCCGCAACGGCTCCATATCGCCGTCAGCTGCAGTCACCGACTACAATCTGCAGGCAATCACCGCGACGGTTATCGGCGGCATCTCGCTGTTCGGCGGACGCGGCTCAATCCTCGGCACGCTGTTCGGCGCGATGATCGTCGGCGTCGTGTCCATGGGTCTCAACATGCTCGGCGCGGACCCGCAATGGAAAGTCCTGCTGACCGGCATGCTGATTATCGGCGCTGTCGGCATCGATCAATGGATCAGGAAGGTTTCGGGTTAA
- the cysN gene encoding sulfate adenylyltransferase subunit CysN, which produces MRHIMAENLVATDTVREYLASQEQKSLLRFLTCGSVDDGKSTLIGRLLSDTKQIFEDQLATLERDSRKHGTTGDDIDFALLVDGLEAEREQGITIDVAYRFFATPKRKFIVADTPGHEQYTRNMATGASTADLAIVLIDARQGVLRQTRRHSIIASLLGIRHIVLAVNKIDLVGFDRKVFERIVAEYSEFAKDLGFESIAPIPMSARYGDNVTRRSEKLGWYAGPTLVEHLETVDVDRAAIEKPFRFPVQYVNRPNLDFRGFAGTVASGSIAQGDEIVVAKSGKFSKIKRIVASGGDLKQAVEGQAVTIVLEDEVEVSRGNLLVAPSARPQVADQFTANIVWFDEQALLPGRSYILRTETDQANATVTDLKYRLNVNDFAHEAAKSLEMNEVGVCNISAQSPLAFDTFADNRTTGAFILIDRLTNATVGAGMILHTLRRADNIHWQSLDVTKHSRAAAKHQKPTVLWFTGLSGSGKSTIANLLEKKLHATGRHTYILDGDNVRHGLNRDLGFTDADRVENIRRVAEVAKLMADAGLVVLVSFISPFRAERQLARELLEEGEFVEVFVDTPFEECASRDPKGLYARALNGEIKNFTGVDSPYEAPEKPEIHLQTLGRTPEEMVDILEGWLSERDIADQQYDDGGGI; this is translated from the coding sequence ATGCGCCACATCATGGCCGAAAATCTCGTCGCGACAGACACGGTGCGCGAATACCTGGCAAGCCAGGAACAGAAGTCGTTGCTGCGCTTCCTCACCTGCGGATCGGTCGACGATGGCAAGTCGACGCTGATCGGCCGCCTGCTTTCGGATACCAAGCAGATTTTCGAGGATCAGCTCGCGACGCTGGAGCGCGACTCGCGCAAGCACGGCACGACCGGTGACGATATCGACTTCGCGCTGCTGGTCGACGGGCTGGAGGCCGAGCGCGAGCAGGGCATCACCATCGACGTCGCCTACCGCTTCTTCGCCACGCCCAAGCGCAAGTTCATCGTTGCCGACACGCCGGGCCATGAGCAGTATACGCGCAACATGGCGACGGGTGCCTCCACCGCCGACCTCGCCATTGTGCTGATCGATGCGCGTCAGGGCGTTCTGCGCCAGACGCGCCGCCATTCCATCATTGCCTCGCTGCTCGGCATTCGTCACATCGTTCTGGCGGTCAACAAGATCGATCTGGTTGGGTTCGACCGCAAGGTGTTCGAGCGGATCGTGGCCGAGTATTCGGAGTTCGCCAAGGATCTCGGTTTCGAGAGCATCGCACCTATCCCGATGTCGGCACGCTATGGCGACAACGTCACCCGGCGCTCCGAGAAACTGGGCTGGTATGCTGGGCCGACGCTGGTCGAGCATCTGGAAACCGTGGATGTCGACCGCGCCGCGATCGAAAAGCCGTTCCGCTTTCCGGTGCAATATGTGAACCGCCCGAACCTGGATTTCCGTGGCTTTGCCGGCACTGTCGCCTCCGGTTCGATCGCGCAGGGTGACGAGATTGTTGTCGCCAAGTCCGGCAAGTTCTCCAAGATAAAGCGCATCGTCGCAAGCGGTGGCGACCTGAAGCAGGCCGTCGAAGGCCAGGCGGTCACCATCGTTCTGGAGGATGAGGTCGAGGTTTCGCGCGGCAATCTTCTGGTTGCGCCATCCGCTCGCCCGCAGGTCGCCGACCAGTTTACAGCGAACATCGTCTGGTTCGACGAGCAGGCGCTGCTGCCGGGACGTTCCTACATCCTGCGCACCGAGACGGATCAGGCCAACGCCACCGTCACCGATTTGAAATACCGCTTGAACGTCAATGACTTCGCGCATGAGGCCGCGAAGTCGCTCGAGATGAACGAGGTCGGCGTCTGTAATATTTCGGCCCAGTCGCCGCTGGCTTTCGACACCTTCGCCGATAACCGTACGACGGGCGCGTTCATCCTGATCGACCGGCTGACCAATGCGACCGTCGGCGCCGGCATGATCCTGCACACGCTGCGCCGCGCCGATAATATCCACTGGCAGTCGCTGGATGTGACGAAGCATTCCCGCGCCGCCGCCAAGCATCAGAAGCCGACCGTGCTGTGGTTCACCGGCCTGTCAGGCTCCGGCAAATCGACCATTGCAAACCTGCTCGAAAAGAAGCTGCACGCCACCGGCCGCCACACCTACATCCTCGACGGCGACAATGTCCGTCATGGCCTCAACCGCGATCTCGGTTTCACCGACGCGGACCGCGTGGAAAATATCCGCCGCGTCGCCGAAGTGGCGAAGCTGATGGCCGACGCCGGTCTGGTCGTGCTGGTGTCCTTCATCTCGCCGTTCCGTGCTGAGCGCCAACTGGCGCGCGAACTGCTGGAGGAGGGTGAATTCGTCGAGGTGTTCGTCGACACGCCGTTCGAGGAATGCGCCAGCCGCGATCCGAAAGGGCTCTATGCACGCGCGCTGAACGGCGAGATCAAGAACTTCACCGGCGTGGATTCGCCCTACGAAGCACCGGAAAAGCCGGAAATCCACTTGCAAACGCTCGGCAGAACGCCTGAAGAGATGGTAGATATACTCGAAGGCTGGCTGAGTGAGCGTGACATTGCAGATCAACAATACGACGACGGCGGCGGTATCTGA
- a CDS encoding carbohydrate kinase: protein MILCCGEALIDMLPRESTAGEPSFAPYAGGAVFNSAIALGRLGVPVEFFSGLSSDLFGQQIRDVLASSNVGSRYADVSSRPTTLAFVRLADGHATYTFYDENTAGRMLTEADLPVFEDDIDAMLFGAISLIPEPSGSAYEALMRREHDRRVTMLDPNIRPGFIPDKEKHLDRIRRMMAMADIVKLSDEDLSWFGHEGPQEDLIHDWLQSGPKLIVVTRGAEGATGYTKRHTVSVKPNRVAVVDTVGAGDTFNAGILASLHDQGVLTKDGLEELSDTAIHEALTLGSKAAAITVSRAGANPPWRHEIE, encoded by the coding sequence ATGATCCTGTGTTGCGGCGAAGCCCTGATCGACATGCTGCCGCGTGAAAGCACGGCCGGCGAGCCGTCCTTCGCGCCCTATGCCGGCGGCGCCGTCTTCAACTCGGCCATCGCGCTCGGGCGGCTGGGCGTGCCGGTCGAATTTTTCTCGGGCTTGTCCTCGGACCTTTTCGGCCAGCAGATCCGCGACGTTCTGGCATCGAGCAATGTCGGTTCGCGCTATGCCGACGTCTCTTCGCGCCCGACCACGCTTGCCTTCGTCCGTCTCGCCGACGGCCACGCCACCTACACCTTCTATGACGAGAACACCGCCGGCCGGATGCTGACGGAGGCCGATCTACCGGTGTTCGAAGATGATATCGACGCCATGCTGTTCGGCGCGATCAGCCTGATCCCTGAGCCGTCAGGTTCCGCCTACGAGGCGCTGATGCGCCGCGAGCACGATCGTCGTGTGACGATGCTCGACCCCAACATCCGGCCCGGTTTCATTCCGGACAAGGAAAAGCATCTCGACCGTATCCGCCGCATGATGGCGATGGCCGACATCGTGAAGCTGTCCGACGAGGATCTTTCCTGGTTCGGCCATGAAGGACCGCAGGAAGACCTCATCCATGACTGGCTGCAAAGCGGCCCGAAGCTGATCGTGGTGACGCGCGGAGCCGAAGGCGCGACCGGCTATACCAAGCGCCACACCGTTTCGGTGAAGCCGAACCGCGTCGCTGTCGTCGATACGGTCGGGGCCGGCGACACTTTCAACGCCGGCATCCTTGCCTCGCTCCACGACCAGGGCGTCTTGACCAAAGATGGGCTGGAAGAGCTTTCGGACACCGCAATTCATGAGGCGTTGACGCTTGGCTCCAAGGCTGCGGCGATCACCGTTTCCCGCGCCGGCGCGAACCCGCCCTGGCGGCACGAGATCGAATAG
- the cysD gene encoding sulfate adenylyltransferase subunit CysD translates to MLAKLSHLDRLEAEAIHIFREVAATFTKPVMLYSVGKDSSVLLHLAMKAFYPAKPPFPFLHVDTTWKFREMIEFRDSMAEKLGFDLLVHINEDGVRDGINPFDHGSNTHTHVMKTVGLRQALDKYGFDAAFGGARRDEEKSRAKERIFSFRNASHAWDPKNQRPEMWKIFNTRVAAGESIRVFPLSNWTELDIWQYILQEDIPIVPLYFAKERPVVERDGMLILRDDDRMKLRPGEKVENRLVRFRTLGCYPLTGAIESDADDLDGIVSEMLIARTSERQGRLIDRDEAGSMEKKKREGYF, encoded by the coding sequence ATGCTTGCCAAGCTATCCCACCTCGATCGGCTCGAAGCCGAAGCGATCCATATATTCCGCGAGGTGGCGGCGACCTTCACCAAGCCGGTCATGCTCTACTCCGTCGGCAAGGATTCGTCGGTGCTGCTGCATCTGGCGATGAAGGCGTTTTATCCGGCCAAGCCGCCGTTTCCCTTCCTGCATGTCGACACCACCTGGAAGTTCCGCGAGATGATCGAGTTTCGCGATTCCATGGCTGAGAAGCTGGGCTTCGACCTTCTCGTCCATATCAATGAAGACGGCGTCCGCGACGGCATCAACCCGTTCGACCATGGCTCGAACACGCATACCCATGTCATGAAGACGGTAGGCCTGCGCCAGGCGCTCGACAAATACGGTTTCGATGCCGCCTTCGGCGGTGCGCGTCGCGACGAGGAAAAGTCGCGCGCCAAGGAGCGCATTTTCTCGTTTCGCAATGCAAGCCACGCCTGGGACCCGAAGAACCAGCGCCCGGAGATGTGGAAAATCTTCAACACGCGCGTCGCAGCGGGAGAATCGATCCGCGTCTTCCCGCTGTCGAACTGGACCGAGCTCGATATCTGGCAATACATTTTGCAGGAAGATATCCCCATCGTGCCGCTGTATTTCGCCAAGGAACGCCCGGTCGTCGAACGCGACGGCATGCTCATCCTGCGTGACGATGACCGCATGAAGCTGCGGCCCGGCGAGAAGGTCGAGAATCGCCTCGTCCGCTTCCGTACCCTTGGCTGCTACCCGCTGACCGGCGCGATCGAATCCGACGCCGACGATCTCGACGGCATCGTCAGCGAAATGCTGATCGCCCGCACGTCCGAACGCCAGGGCCGCCTGATCGACCGAGACGAAGCCGGTTCGATGGAAAAGAAGAAGCGCGAAGGGTATTTTTGA